The DNA sequence GATGTACGGACTGCTGGGCGTGGCCGTCGTGATCGCGGTGATCGGCGTGGTCAACACCCTCGCCATGTCGGTCTTCGAGCGCACCCGGGAGATCGGGATGCTCCGGGCGATCGGGCTGGCCCGCTCGGGCGTCCGGCAGATGGTGCGGCTGGAGTCCGTGATGATCGCGATGTTCGGCGCGGTGCTCGGCGTGGGGCTGGGGCTCTTCCTCGCCTGGTCGGGCGGGCATCTGCTGCGGACCTCGTTCCCGCAGTACGAGATGGTCGTGCCGTGGGAGCGGATCGGGGTGTTCCTGCTGCTGGCGCTGGCGGTCGGCGTCCTAGCGGCGGCGTGGCCGGCGCGGCGGGCGGCACGGCTGGACACCCTGGAGGCGATCGGGGCGCAGTGACCCGGCCCCGGAGGTGGGGGTCCGCCGCGGGCAGGCCCCCACCTCCGGGTAAGTACCCACCCTATTGTGCGTACTTGAGCGGGACCGCCGCCTGGACGAGGGTGAAGGGGCGCGCGCAGCCGAGAACCCTTCCCACCTCGCCCCTTCAGGAGCAGACCCGCCATGAGCAACACCCCCGTCACCCTCCTCGGCCTCGGCGCCATGGGCAAAGCACTGGCCACCGCCTTCCTCACCAACGGCCACCCGACCACCGTCTGGAACCGCACCCCGGAGAAGGCCGACCCGCTCGTCGCCCTCGGCGCCGTCCGCGCCGACGACGTCGTCGCGGCGGTGAGCGCGAGCGAGCTGGTGATCGCCTGCATCTGGGACTACGCGTCCGTGGAGGAGACGCTGAAGCCGGCGGCCGCCGCCCTGAAGGGCCGGACGCTCGTCAACCTCACCAACGGCACACCCGGGCAGGCGCGGCGGATGGCCGCCTGGGCGGACGAGCACGGCATCACCTACGTCGACGGCGGCATCATGGCCATCCCGCCGGGCATCGGCACGGAGCAGGCGTTCCTCGTCTACAGCGGCGCCCGGGAGGCGTTCGACGCGTACCTCCCGGTCCTGGAACGGCTCGGCGCGGCCCGCTTCGTCGGCACCGACCCGGGGCTGGCGGCGCTGTACGACATCGCGCTGCTGTCCGGGATGTACGGCCAGTTCATGGGCGTGATGCAGGCCCTGGCGATGACGTCCGCGGCCGGCGTCCCGGCGGATGAGTTCACGCCGCTGCTCACCGCCTGGCTGGAGGCGATGGCGACGAGCATCCCGCGCTTCGCCGAGCAGATCGCGTCGGGCGACCACTCCCAGCACGTCGTCTCCAACCTCGCGATGCAGACCGCCGGTTACGGCAACCTCCTCGCCGCCTCCGAGGAGCAGGGGGTGCGCCCGGTCTTCCACACGGCGCTCCAGGAGCTGATGGTGCGGCGGACGGCGGAGGGGTACGGCGCGGACGACCTGACGAGCATCGTCGAGCTGATGAAGATCGAGAAGTAGCGCTCGCGCAGGGGAGGTTGCGAAGAAGCGGCGTGCGGCGCCCGGTGAACTCCGGGCGCCGCACGCCGCTTTCACACTCCCCCGCAACGGGCGTTCCGCGCGCGGCCGTTGCGATAGCGTACGGACCAGCGCTGCATAAGCGCCCCCCTTCACGAGGGACCCACGCACGTCGGGGTCCTCGTCCGGGAGGTCCTTCACGGGCTTCCACGGGCGGGGAGTCCGAACCCGGGCCCCCTCCGGAGCGGTCACCGGTCCTCTGGCCGCAACCGTCGAAGGGGGGCGCCATGGGGCGTCACCGCAAGAAGCCTCTGCACGAGCGGATCGCGGCAGTGATCCGGGAGTTCTGGAGGTGGCTCAACGAACGGTGACCGCCAGTCCTCCCAGCTACTGAGGACTGACGGTCAGGATGCCGTCCGTTGAGGGCGGTGCTGGCTCTCGCCCCGGAGACCGCCGGGGCGAGGGCCTCTTTTTGGTTGTGCCGCGACGACGCGGTGAGCGCCGCCTCGGTGACCGCCAGTCCTCCGAGGAACTGAGGACTGACGGTCAGGATGCCGTCCGTTGAGGGCGGTGTCGGCTCTCGTCCCGGGTGGCCGCCCAGGGGCGAGGGCCTCTTTTTGGTTGTGGTTACACCGTTGAAGGGGGGCACCTCGCTCAGGCGATCAGCCCGGGCGAAGCCATGGGGCGTCCCCAGCCCCGAGGATTCCGAAGACTCCCCAGGGCCACCAGCACTCTAGCGCCCCCGCGGCACACCGTAAACGCCACCGAGTCAAGTGCCGTACCCGCCAACCCCCGTACGGGGGAGGCGGAAAGCCGCGAACCGGAGCCGTCCGGACGAGCCGTCCGCCCGCGAACCCTCAGCCGGTCAGAAAACCGACTCCGCCTCGTCCATCCGGTCCTCCGGCACCCGCTTCAGCTCGGTGATCGCGTCCGCCAGCGGCACCATCGTGATGTCGGTACCGCGCAGCGCCGTCATCTTGCCGAAGTCGCCGCGGTGCGCGGCCTCGACCGCGTGCCAGCCGAAGCGGGTGGCGAGGACGCGGTCGTACGCCGTCGGGGTGCCGCCGCGCTGGACGTGGCCGAGGATGACCGGGCGGGCCTCCTTGCCGAGGCGGCGCTCCAGCTCGCCGGCGAGCTTGGTGCCGATGCCGGCGAACCGCTCGTGGCCGAACTGGTCTATGGCGCCCTTCTTGTAGTCCATCGTCCCGTCGGCCGGGTGCGCGCCCTCGGCGACGCAGATGACGGCGAACTTCTTGCCGCGGGCGAACCGCTCCTCCACCATCTTCACCAGGTCGGCGGGGTCGAAGGCCCGCTCGGGGAGGCAGATGCCGTGGGCGCCGCCGGCCATGCCGGACTCCAGGGCGATCCAGCCGGCGTGCCGGCCCATGACCTCGACGACCATCACGCGCTGGTGGGACTCGGCGGTGGTCTTCAGCCGGTCGATGGCCTCGGTGGCGACGCCGACGGCCGTGTCGAAACCGAAGGTGCGGTCGGTGGAGGAGATGTCGTTGTCGATCGTCTTGGGGACGCCGACGACCGGGAGACCGGCGTCCGACAGCATCCGGGCCGCGGTGAGAGTGCCTTCGCCGCCGATGGGAATGAGCACGTCGATGCCGTGCTCACGGGAGAAGTCCTTGGCGTTCTCGCACGCCTCGCGCAGCCGGGCGCGCTCCAGCCGGGCCGAGCCCAGGATGGTGCCGCCGCGGGCCAGGATGCCGCTCACGGCGTCGAGGTCGAGCTTGCGGAACCGGCCGTCGAGCAGGCCCTTGAAGCCGTCCTCGAAGCCGATGACCTCGTCACCGTGCTCCGTGATGGCACGGTGCACCACCGAGCGGATGACGGCGTTCAGGCCGGGGCAGTCGCCGCCCGCGGTGAGGACTCCGATGCGCATCGTGCTGTGTCTCCTGCTGGTTCTGGTGGTCGCTAGTGGGACCTGTGAGCCGGACCCGATTGTTCCACGGGCCCGCCGGACCCGCCGCGCTCGTACGGGCGGCCGTCAACGCACATTAACCAACACACTGACGATCTTCCGCCGAGCCCCTCGCCTTCCGCCTGACGAGCGCCTTATCCAGGGTCGCAGGTATTGTCAAGAGGGCAAGACCACCCTAACGGGTAATTTCACAAGCCGAACAAACGCCACTCGAACAGCACACGGCCATGGAGCAAGGAGAGCACGCGTGACGCGCAGCGTGTACGTGACCGGGACCGACCGCGGCGACGGACGCCAGGTCATCGAGCTGGGAGTCATGGAGCTCCTCACCCGCCAGGTGGACCGGGTGGGGGTGTTCCGCCCGCTGGTGCACGGCGACGGGCCGGACCGTCTCTTCGACCTCCTGCGCACCCGCTACCGGCTGGAACAGTCACCCGAAAGCGTGTACGGCCTCAGCTACGCCGAGGCCGCCGCCCTCCAGGCCGAGAAGGGCACGGACGAACTGGTCTCCCGGCTCGTCGAGCGCTTCCACGCCGTCTCCCGGGAGTACGAGAACGTCCTCGTCCTCGGCACCGACTTCATCGGCAGCAACCTGCCGGACGAGCTGGCGCTCAACGCCCGGCTGGCCAACGAGTTCGGCGCCTCGGTGATCACCGTCGTGGGCGGCGGCGGCCAGACCGCCGAGGCCGTCCGCGCCGAGGCGCGCAACGCCTGCCGCGCCTACGAGGCGCTGGGCTGCGACGTCGTCGCCCTCGTCGTCAACCGGGTGGCCCCGGCCGACCGCGAGGCCATCGCCGAGGGCCTGTCGGCGAGCCTGCCGGTGCCCTGCTACGCGCTCCCCGAGGACGCCTCGCTCTCCGCGCCGACCGTGGCGCAGATCGTCCGCAAGCTGGGGGCCGAGGTGCTGCTCGGCGACGACGCCGGGCTCAACCGGGACGCCAAGGACTTCGTCTTCGGCGGCGCCATGCTGCCCGTCTTCCTCCCGGCCCTGACCGACGGCTGCCTGGTGGTCACCCCCGGCGACCGCGTCGACCTGATCGTCGGCGCCCTCGCCGCGCACAGCGCCGGCGCCCCCTCGATAGCCGGCGTGCTCCTCACCCTGGACGAGCGGCCGGGTCCGGACATCCTGGCGCTGGCCGGCCGGCTCGCCCCCGGCACCCCGGTGATCTCCGTGCCCGGCGGCTCCTTCCCGACGGCGGCCGAGCTGTTCGCCGTCGAGGGCAAGCTGGACGGCTCGTCGCCGCGCAAGGCGGAGACCGCCCTTGGCCTGTTCGAGCGGCACGTCAACACCGCCGAGCTCACCGAGCGCATCGCCGTCGCCCGCTCCGGCCGCGTCACCCCGATGATGTTCGAGCACGAGCTGATCGAGCGCTCCCGCTCCGCCCGCCGCCGCGTCGTCCTCCCCGAGGGCACCGAGGAGCGCGTGCTGCGCGCCGCCGACGTGCTGCTGCGCCGCGACGTCTGCGACCTCACCCTGCTGGGTGAGGAGGACGTCATCCGCAAGCGCGCCGCCGAGCTGGGCATCGACCTGGGCGAGGCGCAGCTCATCGACCCGCAGAAGTCGCCGCTGCGCGAGCGCTTCGCCGAGATCTACGCGGCGGCCCGCGCCCACAAGGGCATGACGGTGGAGCTGGCCCACGACGTCGTCGCCGACGTGTCGTACTTCGGCACGCTGATGGTGCAGGAGGGGCTGGCCGACGGCATGGTCTCCGGCGCGGTGCACTCCACCGCCGCCACCATCCGGCCCGCCTTCGAGATCATCAAGACCGCGCCGGGCGCGCAGATCGTCTCGTCGGTCTTCTTCATGTGCCTGGCCGACCGGGTCCTCGTCTACGGCGACTGCGCCGTCAACCCGGACCCGAACGCCGAGCAGCTCGCGGACATCGCCATCCAGTCCGCCGCGACCGCGACCCAGTTCGGCGTGGAGCCGCGGATCGCCATGCTGTCGTACTCCACCGGCACCTCCGGCTCCGGCGCGGACGTGGACAAGGTGCGCCGGGCGACCGAGCTCGTCCGCGAGCGCCGTCCCGACCTGCTGGTCGAGGGCCCG is a window from the Streptomyces mobaraensis genome containing:
- a CDS encoding NAD(P)-dependent oxidoreductase: MSNTPVTLLGLGAMGKALATAFLTNGHPTTVWNRTPEKADPLVALGAVRADDVVAAVSASELVIACIWDYASVEETLKPAAAALKGRTLVNLTNGTPGQARRMAAWADEHGITYVDGGIMAIPPGIGTEQAFLVYSGAREAFDAYLPVLERLGAARFVGTDPGLAALYDIALLSGMYGQFMGVMQALAMTSAAGVPADEFTPLLTAWLEAMATSIPRFAEQIASGDHSQHVVSNLAMQTAGYGNLLAASEEQGVRPVFHTALQELMVRRTAEGYGADDLTSIVELMKIEK
- a CDS encoding ATP-dependent 6-phosphofructokinase — protein: MRIGVLTAGGDCPGLNAVIRSVVHRAITEHGDEVIGFEDGFKGLLDGRFRKLDLDAVSGILARGGTILGSARLERARLREACENAKDFSREHGIDVLIPIGGEGTLTAARMLSDAGLPVVGVPKTIDNDISSTDRTFGFDTAVGVATEAIDRLKTTAESHQRVMVVEVMGRHAGWIALESGMAGGAHGICLPERAFDPADLVKMVEERFARGKKFAVICVAEGAHPADGTMDYKKGAIDQFGHERFAGIGTKLAGELERRLGKEARPVILGHVQRGGTPTAYDRVLATRFGWHAVEAAHRGDFGKMTALRGTDITMVPLADAITELKRVPEDRMDEAESVF
- the pta gene encoding phosphate acetyltransferase, which translates into the protein MTRSVYVTGTDRGDGRQVIELGVMELLTRQVDRVGVFRPLVHGDGPDRLFDLLRTRYRLEQSPESVYGLSYAEAAALQAEKGTDELVSRLVERFHAVSREYENVLVLGTDFIGSNLPDELALNARLANEFGASVITVVGGGGQTAEAVRAEARNACRAYEALGCDVVALVVNRVAPADREAIAEGLSASLPVPCYALPEDASLSAPTVAQIVRKLGAEVLLGDDAGLNRDAKDFVFGGAMLPVFLPALTDGCLVVTPGDRVDLIVGALAAHSAGAPSIAGVLLTLDERPGPDILALAGRLAPGTPVISVPGGSFPTAAELFAVEGKLDGSSPRKAETALGLFERHVNTAELTERIAVARSGRVTPMMFEHELIERSRSARRRVVLPEGTEERVLRAADVLLRRDVCDLTLLGEEDVIRKRAAELGIDLGEAQLIDPQKSPLRERFAEIYAAARAHKGMTVELAHDVVADVSYFGTLMVQEGLADGMVSGAVHSTAATIRPAFEIIKTAPGAQIVSSVFFMCLADRVLVYGDCAVNPDPNAEQLADIAIQSAATATQFGVEPRIAMLSYSTGTSGSGADVDKVRRATELVRERRPDLLVEGPIQYDAAVDAAVAATKLPGSEVAGKATVLVFPDLNTGNNTYKAVQRSAHAVAVGPVLQGLRKPVNDLSRGALVQDIVNTVAITAIQAQGDQRGDRVEP